AGGGGCCAGGGGCCACGCCGGCCCCAAGGGGCAGAAGGGCTCCATGGGGTCTCCCGGGGACCGGTGCAAGAACCACTACGCGGCCTTCTCGGTGGGCCGGAAGAAGCCGCTGCACAGCAACGCCTACTACCAGACGGTGGTGTTCGACACGGAGTTCGTGAACCTCTACGGCCACTTCAACATGTTCACCGGGAAGTTCTACTGCTACGTGCCGGGCATCTACTTCTTCAGCCTCAACGTGCACACGTGGAACCAGAAGGAGACGTACCTGCACATCATGCGGAACGGGGAGGAGATGGTGATCGTGTACGCGCAGGTGAGCGACCGCAGCATCATGCAGAGCCAGAGCCTCATGCTGGAGCTGCGGGAGCAGGACGAGGTGTGGGTGCGGCTCTTCAAGGGCGAGCGCGAGAACGCCATCTTCAGCGACGAGTTTGACACCTACATCACCTTCAGCGGCTACCTGGTCAAGCCGGCCGCCGAGCCCTAGcggaggccccggccccgccggccccggcccggcctccccagTCCCCCGCAGACCCCTGGCCGGCCCTGGCTTTCTTGGCCTCTTCATTCCTAGCTTTGACAATTCGGCCAGACGCCCCTGGCTGGCGAGAAGCCCGAAGGGCTGTGTGGCCCCAGCTCTGGCTGGCTCTGGCTGGTGACATCAGCGAGCACGGCCTCCGTCCCCAGATCCCTTCTGCGCACCTCGCCTTAAGCGACCCCGCCGCTCCTCCCGTAGCAGCCAGGGTCCGGCAGAGGGAACCGCCCTGCTCTCCATCCTGGAAGCGGCCGAGCCACGGCCGAAGGCTCCGCGGGAGAAAAGCAAACcttggaggaagaaagagaagagttgTTCTCCTTGCTTTTCCAGCCCGcggtgggagggagaggagcgGAGCGAGGCCCTgcgtgggggtggtgggggggagcaggaggGACGGGAGGGGCTGGGAGCCCGGGGCTCAGATGCCACGCGGGGCTTTCCTGTGTGACCCTTTCTGGGGACAGCAGGGCGGGCCTGTTGCCATGTCTGTGGCCTTCCTCAGGGCTACGCAGCAGCGAGGAGGTTGGAGCTGGGCCAAAAAGTCAGCTCcccggagggtgggggggggggctgcccggcCCTCCACAGCCGGCTCTGGGCTGGCAGACGTAGCCTGCTCACGGTGGTGCCCGGGTACCTGTCGGTGGCCGGAGCCTCCCACGCTCCTAGATCCCTAGCCGTATCCGTGAGTAACGCCCCTCCCCTGGGTGCCTGGGGACTCTGTTCCACCCCCTCCAGACCACCCTGAAGCCCACGTGGCCTTGCTGGCGTGGCCTCCTGTTCTTCCTCCCGAGCTGGCCAGCCACGGAAGGCCCTGGGTGTTTGAGTTTGTTTCCATCAAAGCATCTCACGCTGCGCCCAGTCCCGTCTGGTCCCCGCTGGGCTGGGCCTCTGTGGCGGGGTGGGCGGAGTCATGCGGGTGGGACGGGCCTCCCCTGCTCCGGTGGCtgctgggaaggaagggaagagcgGCCAGGGGTGGAGCGCGGCCCTCCCTCCGCCCTGTCTGTTTCCAGGGCAGGAGCTACGCCTCCACCGGCTCGGCTCAGAGTCGGCTGTGTGTGGGGACAGTGACCGTCAGAGGCCGTCCCGGGACCGCCCGGGCAGGCGGGCACGCAGGCCCACCCGTGGGTGCCCTGTCCACCGTTTCACGCCACGTGGACGCCCAGGGGTCCTCTCACTGCCACCTTtagcccccaacccccccccaccgggGCTGCCTTTGCTGGGCGGCAGGGACCCATCCCTCCTCCTTGCTGGGGC
This sequence is a window from Perognathus longimembris pacificus isolate PPM17 chromosome 17, ASM2315922v1, whole genome shotgun sequence. Protein-coding genes within it:
- the C1qtnf1 gene encoding complement C1q tumor necrosis factor-related protein 1, coding for MGSDRWGLVLRCCLLLAVAWGPALSHEPRDPQEPQELEGTREPQAPPGPPTREEDNREKYSSRQGEEPPASRCYRCCDPGTSVYQAIPAPQINITILKGEKGDRGDRGLQGKYGKTGSAGARGHAGPKGQKGSMGSPGDRCKNHYAAFSVGRKKPLHSNAYYQTVVFDTEFVNLYGHFNMFTGKFYCYVPGIYFFSLNVHTWNQKETYLHIMRNGEEMVIVYAQVSDRSIMQSQSLMLELREQDEVWVRLFKGERENAIFSDEFDTYITFSGYLVKPAAEP